A genomic region of Streptomyces sp. R33 contains the following coding sequences:
- a CDS encoding ABC transporter permease translates to MSSALPTVPVLHSEWIKIRSLRGTFGALIAVLAATVGIQVLAAAATGEAESGSLGDDPLLGAFYGINFGQIAAFAFGASALSAEFQNGALGTSLTAVPNRTRFYLSKIAVVGVLAFVVGEVTGLLTFVLGQVPMGRHALSLGDPGSLRAVFGSGVYLTLMALFAAGLTAVLRSAAVVLSVLIPFVVMVPFIIGQAAGGAAEFLPDQAGQLVMHLDSTGRLGPWSGLGVLALWALAALAGGWTAVRRRDA, encoded by the coding sequence ATGAGCTCTGCCCTGCCCACCGTCCCCGTCCTGCACTCGGAATGGATCAAGATACGGTCCCTTCGCGGCACCTTCGGGGCGCTGATCGCCGTCCTTGCCGCGACGGTGGGGATCCAGGTGCTCGCGGCCGCGGCGACAGGCGAGGCCGAATCCGGCAGCCTGGGGGACGATCCGCTCCTCGGGGCCTTCTACGGCATCAACTTCGGCCAGATAGCGGCCTTCGCCTTCGGGGCGAGCGCGCTGTCCGCCGAGTTCCAAAACGGCGCCCTCGGCACCTCGCTGACCGCGGTGCCGAACCGAACCCGCTTCTACCTGTCGAAGATCGCCGTGGTGGGCGTACTCGCCTTCGTGGTCGGCGAGGTCACCGGCCTTCTCACCTTCGTCCTGGGCCAGGTGCCGATGGGCCGGCACGCGCTCTCGCTGGGGGACCCGGGGTCTCTCCGCGCCGTGTTCGGCAGTGGTGTGTACCTCACGCTCATGGCCCTGTTCGCGGCCGGGCTGACGGCGGTGCTGCGCAGTGCTGCGGTCGTGCTGAGTGTGCTCATACCCTTCGTCGTCATGGTTCCGTTCATCATCGGCCAGGCTGCCGGCGGTGCGGCCGAGTTCCTGCCGGACCAGGCCGGGCAGCTCGTCATGCACCTGGACTCCACCGGTCGGCTCGGTCCCTGGAGCGGTCTCGGGGTGCTGGCGCTCTGGGCGCTGGCCGCGCTGGCCGGCGGCTGGACGGCGGTACGCCGACGGGACGCGTGA